The following is a genomic window from Actinomadura sp. WMMB 499.
GACCGAGAAGCCCGACCTCCCGAACCTGCCGCCGACGAGCTGGGCCGTCCTCGGGCTGCTCTCGTTCGGGGAGGAGCTGTCGGGCTACGACCTGAAGAAGTGGGCCGACTGGAGCCTGAAGTTCTTCTACTGGAGCCCCTCGTTCAGCCAGATCTACGGCGAGCTGAAGCGCCTGGAGAAGGTCGGCTACGCGACGTCCCGCGTCGAGCTGACCGAGAGCACCCGCGGCAAGCGCGTCTACGCCATCACCGAGGACGGGACGGCCGCGGTCACCCGCTGGGCGCGCGAGTCGCCCGTCGAACCGCCCGTCCTCAAGCACGGCGTGATGCTGCGCGCCTGGCTCGGGCACCTCATGACGCCCGAGCGGCTCCGCGAGGTGCTGGAGGAGCACGCCGGCTACGCCGCCAAGATGAGCCGGCGGGCCGAGGCGGACGCCGAGGGCGCGGCCGAGGTGGCCGAGTGGGCCTATCCCGAGCTGGTGCTGCGCTGGTCGGCGCGCTACTACGAGGCCGAGCGGGAGCTGACCCGGCAGATGCTCGCCGACCTCGACGAGCTGTCCGGCTGACCGTCAGGCCGCGAGGGCGCCGAACCGTCCCCGGAAGAACAGCAGCGGGCCGCCCGGACGGACGGGCGCGAGGTGCCGCACCCGCCCGATGACGATCGTGTGGTCGCCACCGGGCAGCTCGCGCTCGATGCCGGCCTCGATCCAGGCGAGAGCGCCGTCCAGCAGCGGCGAGCCGCCCGGTCCGGGCCGCCAGGAGACCCCGGCGAACTTGTCCCGGCCGGCCATCGCCCGGCAGACGTCGCCCTGGTCGGCGGCCAGCACGTTCACCGCGAACCGGCCGGCGGCGCGGATCCGCGGCCAGGTCGTCGAGGACTCCGCCGGGCAGAAGCACACGAGCGGCGGGTCCAGCGACAGCGACGCGAAGGACTGGCAGGCCATGCCGACCGGTTCGCCGCCGTCCAGCGCCGTGATCGCGACGACGCCGGTGCAGAACGTGCCGAGCACCCGCCGCATCCGCTCCCCGTCGATCTCCCCGGTGCTCTCCGCCACCGTCATGACGCCTCCAGATCTCGAATCGACATATTTCTATTAGGAACATTCCGATTAGAAGCATCGGTGTGGTTCCATGTCAAGGCGGCCGACCCGGCGACCCGGCCCGAAGGAGTGGACCCATGACCGCACAGACGATCCCCGCGCTGGTCGAGCAGGCCGCGCGCGTCCACGGCGAGCGCGAGGCCGTCGTGTCCGGCCCGGTCCGCTGGTCGTTCGCCCGGCTCCGGGACGAGGTGGAGGCGGCGGCGCGCGCGGCCGTCGGGACGGGCCTGCGGCCCGGCGACCGCGCCGGGATCTGGGCGCCGAACGGCGTCGAGTGGATCGTCGCGGCGCTCGGGCTGGTGAGCGCGGGGGCCGTCCTGGTGCCGCTGAACACCCGGTACCGGGGCGCCGAGGCCGCCGACGTCCTGCGCCGCAGCCGGGCCCGCGCGCTGTTCACCGTCCGCGGCTTCCTCGGCAACGACTACCCGGCGATGCTCGCCGGCGAGGACCTGCCCGACCTGCGCCGGACCGTCCTGCTGGAGGGAGACCCCGCCGGGACGGAACTCGGCTGGGACGGCTTCCTGCGCGAGGGCGCGAGGGTCGGCGCGGACGAGGCGCGGGAGCGGGCGGCGGGCGTCCGGCCCGACGACGTCGCCGACATCGTGTTCACCTCCGGCACCACCGGGCGGCCCAAGGGCGCGATGTCGACCCACGACGCGACGCTGTGGGCGTTCCGGGCGTGGAGCGAGGTCTCGACGCTCCGGGCGGGCGACCGGTACCTGCTGATCAACCCGTTCTTCCACACGTTCGGGTACAAGGCCGGGATCCTGGCGTGCCTGCTGAACGGCGCCACGATGCTGCCCGAGCCGGTGTTCGACCCGGCCGCCGCCGCCCGGACGCTCGCGCGGGAGCGGGTGACCGTGCTGATGGGCCCGCCGACGGTCTTCACCTCGCTGCTGGAACTGCCGGACCGTCCCGCGCACGGGGTGCGGCTGGCGGGCACCGGCGCCGCCGACGTCCCGGTCGACCTGATCCGCCGGATCCGCGGCGAGCTCGGCGTCCCGCACGTCTTCACCGCCTACGGGCTGAGCGAGGCCGCCGGGGTGGTGTCGGTGTGCCCGGTGGACGCCGACGCCGAGACGGTCGCGCGCACCAGCGGGCCCGCGCTGCCCGGCGCGGGGATCCGGATCGCCGGACCGGACGGCGAACCGCTGCCGGCCGGCGAGCAGGGCGAGATCCAGGTGCGCGGCCGGCACGTCATGCGCGGCTACCTGGACGACCCGGAGGCCACCGCGCGGACGCTCGGCGCGGACGGCTGGCTGCGCACCGGCGACCTCGGCCGGCTGGACGGGCGCGGCTACCTCACGGTCACCGGGCGGCTCAAGGACATGTTCGTCGTCGGCGGGTTCAACGCCTACCCGGCCGAGATCGAGAACGTGCTCGTGACGCACCCGGCGGTCGTCGAGGCCGCGGTGCTGGGCGTCCCGGACGCCCGGCTCGGCGAGGTCGGCGCGGCCTGGCTCGTCCTGCGCGCGGACGCCGGCCCGGACGAGCTGCGGGACTGGCTGCGGGAGCGGCTGGCGAACTTCAAGGTCCCCCGGCACTTCCACATCGTGGACGCGCTCCCGCGCAACGCCGGCGGCAAGGTCGTCAAGGACGCGCTGCGGCGGCTCGCGTGATCCCGGGCGCGCTCACCGGCGGGCGCTCACCCGGGCGGGCGGCGGGCGGCGAGCTCGTCGAGGTCGGCGAGCATCCGGTCGGCCAGGTCCCGTTCGGCCCGGTGGTAGCGGACCGCCCAGCGCGCCACGAGCTCGGCGTGCGCCCAGCCCGTCCCGGCCACGGCGTCCCGGCGGGAGCGCTCCGCCTCCTCGGCGAGCCGCTCCGCCCGCTCGCGCTGCTCGGTCACGACCCGCCGCAGCGTCTCCGGCCCGGCGAGGTGGCCGAGCCACACCCGCAGGGCGGGGCCGTGCTTGAGGACGGGCGGGCCGACGGGCGCGCCGGACGCCCACGCGGCGAGCGCCTCCCGCCCCTCCGAGGTGATCGCGTAGACGCGGCGGGGCCGGCCGTCGGCGGCGACGTCCGGGCGGGACGTCGCGTAGCCGGCCTTCTCCAGCCGCTTGAGCTCGGCGTAGATCTGGCTCATCGCGGGAGACCAGTAGAAGAACCGCAGGATGTGCTCGGACCATTTGCGGATCTCGTACCCGGTCGGCTCCACCTCGAAGGACAGCATGCCGAGCACGGCCCACGCGGTGGCGGGCAGCGTCGCGGGCTCGGCCCGCGACCGGGACGGGGGGCTCACCATGCGCACCAGCGTAGCCCCAAGGCAACATGATCAAGGAGATGGCGATGTCGGAAGAGCTGCAGGACAGGGTGGTCATCGTGACGGGCGGCGCCCGCGGGCTGGGCGCGGCGGCGGCGCGGCGGATGGCCCGGGGCGGGGCGCGCATCGTCGTCACGGACGTGCTCGAGGAGACCGGCGCGGAGACGGCCGCCGAGGTCGGCGGCGTGTTCGTCCGGCACGACGTGACCGACCGGGACGGCTGGGCGGCCGTCACCGCGGCGGCGCTGGAGGAGTACGGGCGGATCGACGGGCTCGTCAACAACGCGGGCGTCTCGTCCAACGCGCTGCTGGAGCACGAGACGCTCGAGCACTTCGAGCGGGTCGTCAAGATCAACCTGACCGGGGTGTTCCTCGGGCTGAAGGCCGTGATCGAGCCGATGAAGGCCGCGGGCGGCGGGTCGATCGTGAACATCTCGTCCGCCGCCGGGCTGACCGCCCTGCCGCTGACCAGCGCGTACGGGGCGTCCAAGTGGGGCGTGCGCGGGCTCACCAAGATCGCGGCGACGGAGCTGGGCGGGCACCGGATCCGGGTGAACTCGGTGCATCCCGGCATGACGTACACGCCGATGACCGCCGAGCACGCGACGGAGGGCGAGGGCGGCTTCCCGCTCGCCGCGCTCGGCCGCGTGGGCCTGCCGGAGGAGATCGGCGAGGCGGTGTCGTTCCTGATCTCCGACGCGGCCCGCTACGTGACCGGCGCCGAGCTGGCCGTGGACGGCGGCTGGACCGCGGGGGAGGTCGTCATGATGGCGCAGGCGGCGGCCGGCTGACGGCCCGCCGGATCGACGGCGTGTTCCACGGGTTCTACGGGCTCGACCACGTCCTGCCGGGCGCCCGCGAGGCCCGGGAACTGTCGGCCGGAGCGCTTCGCGACGCCCTCGCCTGACGGGCGTCCGGCGGCGGGTTTGGACGCGGGCTCGCCGGGGATCCGGGAGGTGGAAGACGGGGGGGTGGCGCCATGCGGGTCGCCGCGGTACGGACCGTGCTGCCGGAGCATCGCTACGAGCAGCGCGAGATCACCGCGGCCGTGGCCGCCCGCACGGACGCCGACCCGCGGCTCCTCGCGCGGTTCCACACGAACACGCAGGTGAGCGGGCGGAATCTGGCGCTGCCGATCGAGGAGTACGACCGGATCGCCGACTTCACGGCCGCCAACGACGCCTACATCGACCGGGCGCTCGACCTGGCCGAGCGGGCGGCGCGCGCCGCGCTCGACGCGGCCCGGCTCGACCCGTCCGACATCGACCACCTGCTGTTCTGCTCGTCGACCGGGCTGGCGACCCCGTCGCTGGACGCGTCCCTCGCGCAGCGGACCGGGCTGCGCGAGGACGTCGTCCGGGTGCCGGTGTTCGGGCTCGGCTGCGCCGCCGGGGCGTCCGGCCTGGCCCGGGTGAACGACCATCTGCGCGGCCGTCCGGAGGGCGCGGCCCTGCTGGTGTGCGTGGAGCTGTGCTCGCTGACCGTCCAGCGCAGCGACGTCACGGCCCCGAATCTCGTGGGCAGCGGGCTGTTCGGGGACGGCGCCGCGGCGGCCGTCGCGCTCGGCGACGACCGGGCGGGCGGGCGGCCCGCCGACGGCGCCGCGGGCCCGTGGGTCGTGGCGTCCCGCAGCCGCTTGTACCCGGACACGGGACGGCTGATGGGCTGGGAGGTCGGCGCGCACGGCTTCCGGATCGTGCTGGCCGCCGACCTCGTCGACCTCGTGGAGAAGGAGCTCGCCGGGGACGTGGACGCGTTCCTGCGCGACCACGGCCTGTCCCGCGCGGCGGTGCCGTCGTGGGTGTGCCATCCGGGCGGCCCGAAGGTGATCGAGAAGATCGGCGAGGTCCTCGGGCTGGACGACGGGGAGCTGGACCTGACGTGGGCGTCGCTGCGGCACGCGGGGAACCTGTCGTCGGTGTCGGTCCTGAACGTGCTCGAGCGGACGATCGCCGAGCGCCGGCCCGCCGCCGGCGTCCCGGGCGTCCTGATGGCGCTCGGGCCCGGCTTCTCCGCCGAGCTCGTCCTGCTGCGCTGGTGACGCCCGTGGCCCCCGCGACCGCCTCCGCCGCCTGGTTCACGCTGCTCGTCGGCCTCGTCGCCGTGGAACGGGCGGCCGAGCTGGCCGTCGCGCGGCGGAACCTGGCGTGGGCGCGCGGCCTCGGCGCCGTCGAGCACGGACGGGGGCACTACCCCGCGATCGTGGCGGTGCAGACCGCCCTGCTGGGCGGGGCGCTGCTCGAGGTGTGGCTGCTCGGCCGCCCGTTCGTCCCGGCGCTGGGCTGGCCGATGCTGGCGGTCGCCGCCCTCGCCCAGGGGCTGCGCTGGTGGTGCATCGGCACGCTGGGCCGCCGGTGGAACACCCGGGTGGTGATCGTGCCGGGGCTGCCGCTGGTCGCCCGCGGCCCGTACCGGGTGATGCCGCACCCCAACTACGCGGCGGTGGTCGCCGAGGGGATCGCGCTGCCGCTCGTCCACACCGCATGGCTGACGGCGACGCTGTTCACCGTCGTGAACCTGGGGGTGCTGCGCACCAGGATCCGGGTGGAGAACGCCGCCCTCGGCATTGCCGATTAATGTGCAAATTTCCGCGAAAACCCCGTGGTTGAATAAGTCGCCGCAACGTGCCCCATTCCGCGGGGAGCGCGCGGAAACGGGGCCGCGAGGGGAGCGAGCGGAGCGACACGCGAGCGCGACGGAGGTGCGGCCGTCACTTCCCGGGCATTTATGCTTGACCGTCGATCGAGCGAGGCGTAATGAGCCGTAGTCCAGCAGGTGAACAGCGGGTGGCCGCTGGGATAACGCGTGGCCGATATGCGGGTTTCGCCCGTCGGGCGGCGATAGGCTCACCGCGCGTAACCGGGCATGAGAGGGATAGACGAGTCACGTGAGCGCGATCAGCGTAGGCCAGGCCATCGTCCTCGGCATCGTGGAGGGCCTGACCGAATTCCTGCCGGTGTCCTCCACCGGCCACCTCAAGATCACCGAGGGGCTGATGGGCATCCCGGTGGACGACCCGTCCGTCGTGGGTTTCACCGCGGTGATCCAGGTCGGGGCGATCGCCGCCGTCCTGGTCTACTTCTTCAAGGACATCCTCCGCATCGTGAAGGCCTGGGGAACGGGCATCGTCAAACCGTCCGAGCGGTACCACCACGACTACAAGTTCGGGTGGTGGATCATCTTCGCGACCGTCCCGGTCGTGGCCGTCGGGCTGGGCGCCGAGTCGCTGATCGAGGGACCGCTCGCCTCGCTGTGGGTGGTCGCCGGCTCGCTGATCGGCGGCAGCGTCGTGATGTGGCTCGCCGACCGCTACGGCCGGCAGAAGCGCGGCGAGGACGACACCGACTTCAAGGACGCGATGCTGATCGGCTCGTCGCAGATCCTCGCCATGCTGTTCGCCGGGTTCTCCCGGTCCGGCGCGTCGATCTCCACCGGGCTGCTGCTCGGCCTCGACCGGGTCGCCGCGACCCGGCTGTCGTTCTTCATGGGAATCCCCGCGCTCACCGGCGCGGGCCTCTACCAGCTCCCGGGCGCGCTCGGCACCGGCACCAGCGCGATGCCGCTGCTGGCCGGGACGGTCGTGTCGTTCATCGTCGCGTACGCCTCGATCGCCTGGCTGCTCAAGTTCGTGGCCAGCCACTCGTTCACGTCGTTCGTGGTCTACCGGGTGCTGATCGGCCTGCTGCTGTTCGGCCTGCTGAGCGCCGGGGTCTTCGACTAGGAACGCCGGGACGCCGGCCGGAGGGGCCGGCGTCCCGGCGGGGGCATGCGGACGGCCCCGGTCCCCACGAGATCCGGGGCCGTCCGTCCGGACGGCCGGGGCCGCGCCCGTCGCCCGACGGTCACCCGGCGGCGCGCCGGTCACGCGCCCTCGAAGGCCCTCCGCAGCGCGGCCAGGTCCAGCTTCCGCATCGGCATCATCGCCGCGTTCACGCGGGCGGTCTTCGCGGTGTCCGGGTCGAGGAACATGTCGATCAGCTCCTGCGGGACGACCTGCCAGGACACCCCGAACCGGTCCTTGAGCCAGCCGCACTGGCTCTCCTCGCCGCCGCCCTCGAGCAGCCGGTTCCAGTAGTGGTCGACCTCCTCCTGGTCCGCGCAGCGGATCTCGAAGGAGACGGACTCGTTGAACGTGAACAGCGGACCGCCGTTCAGCGCGACGAACTTCTGCCCGTTGGCCTCGAACTCGACCGTCAGCACCTGGCCCGGCGTCGCGTCCGGGGTGCCCTCCGGGGCGTACATGATCTGCCCGATCCGGGAATCCTTGAAGATCGAAACGTAGTGGTTCGCGGCTTCCTCGGCCTGCCCGTCGAACCACAGGCACGTGGTGAATCCCTTGGCGACCATCGCTACCTCCTCGTTGCGGCGTCTTCCCCATGGGGACCTGCCCCGCAACGGGAATTCATCGCGTCCGCCGCGCGGAATTCCGAGGAGCCCGCAGGGCTCCTCGGCGCGTGCCCGAGGAACGCTTCAGCCGGTGGTGACGCCGTCCCGACGGACGATCTCCGCGAGCCGTTCCACCGCCGGACGGGACCGCAGGTGCAGGTTCGCGACGTCCAGTCCCTCGTCGCCGAGAACGACCAGGAGCGCCCTCTCGCCGATCGCGTAGACGACGATGTGTCCGTCCCGGCAGCGGGTCACCACCTCGCGCAGCGCCCCCAGCCCCACCTCCTCGCTCGTGCTGCGGCCGAGGCCGAGCGCGGCGGCGGCCATCGCCGCCAGCACCTCCGGCCGGACCTCGCCGGTGTCGGCGGCGATGAGCATCCCGTCCGACGACGCGACCGCCGCGTCGGTCGCCCCCGCCACCTCGTCGCGCAGCCCCCGCAACTCGGCGAGCACCGTTTCCCGCATGACCGTCCCCCTCTCGTTCCCCGGCGGCCGCGTTCCCGGCGGCCGCGTCCGGCACCGGCCGCCGCGCCCGCGCCGGTCCCCGTTCCGTCCGGCTCAGATGCCGAGCTCGCCCTCGATGCGCCGCAGGTGGTGCCGCGCGAGTGCCAGGTTGGCCCGCTCGCGGTCCAGCGCCAGGTAGAGGAACAGGCGGGCGGGGCCGCCGCGCTCCAGCAGCCGGATCAGGTGGTACTGCCGGTGCAGGGTGATGAGCACGTCCTCGACCGTGTCGTGGATGCCGAGGGACTCCAGGGTGCGCACCTTGGCGCGGACGACCTCGGTGTTGCCCGCCGCGGCGATCTCCAGGTCCAGGCCGTCGCCCCCGCCGGACGAGCCGAGCGTCATCCCGCTGTCGTAGTCGACGAGCGCGGCGCCGACGGCGCCGTCGATCGCCATGGCCTCCTTCAGCGCGGTCTCGATGTCCATGAGGCCCTTCCGTCGTCCCGGGGCACGGCGCGCGCGAGCGGACGACACGAACGTCCCCCGCTTGCGGCATATCGCCTATTTCGGTCAGCAATCTATCTTGGAGATCATCCGGGAGACCGGATTGTCCGCACACTCGGGCGCGGGTTGTTTCCGACATCGGCGACCCGCCGCCGTAGGTAATCTTCGCCCGCGCGCGGGCTTCCGGAGTTGAGGGACGATGACCAGAGGCGCAGGGATCCTGCCTTCCGCGCTGGAGCGGCGCGGACGGCGGGAGTTCACCGGGACGCTGCGCGTGGAGGGTTCGCCCGGCGGTGCGGTCGCGCTGCGCGGCGGGCTCGTCGTGGCGGCCTCCACCCCGGCGGCGCCCGGCCCGGAACCGCTGCTGCTGCGCTCCGGCCGCATCTCCGAGGCCGACTGGACCGCCGCGTACGCGGCGGGCGCGCCGGGCGGGCGCCTCGCGGACGAGCTCGTCCGGCGCGGCCTTCTCGGCGCCGCGGGCCTGCAGGTCGTCACCCGGACCGCGATCGTGGACGCGGTGTTCGCGATGGCGCTCGGCGGCGTCCGCACCTGCACGGCCGTCCCGGCCGGGAGCGGCGCGGACGAGCCGCCGGTGCCGCTGCCCGCCGATCCCGGCCTGCCCGCCGACCGGGTGGCGCGGGAGGTGGAGCGGCGGATGGCCGCGCTGGACGCCTGGAGCCCGCTGCCGCTCACCGCGCCGCTGTCGCCGCGCAGCCGCCCGCGCGCCACGCCGGCCGCGCGGGACGCCTCCGTCGGCCCGGACCGCCGGGCCGTCCTCGACCGCGCGAACGGGCGCCGCACCCCGCGCGACATCGCGTTCGTGCTGGGACGCGGGCTGTTCTCCGTCCTCACCGACCTGGCGACGCTGTACGAGGACGGGCTCGTCGAGGAGGGCCAGGCGGACGGGCCCGCTCCCCCGCCGCCCGCTCCCCGCCGCCCGCGCCGCGTCCCGCCCCGCCCGACGTGCCCGCCGGGCCGCACGGCTCGTTCGGCGCGCCCGGGGAGCTGCCGCGGCGGCGGCGCCGCTCCCCGGAGCGCTAGCGTCGCGCGACCGTACGAGGCGGCACGGGGCCGCCCCGGCCTGCCCGCCGCGCACCTGCCGGCCGACTGGCCCGCCCCACTTTCGACCGCTCTGTACCGGGAACGCTACGACGTGCTCGAGCCGGCGGCGTCCGCGCAGCTCGGCGATCTCCTCCGGGAGGACGCCGGGCGCCGGTGACCGCCCGCCGGATGCGATGATGACCGTCGCAGTCTCCACGAGGGAGCCCCTCCTTGGCGTCCAAACTGATCCTGCACATCGGCCTGCAGAAGTCGGGCACGACCTTCCTGCAGCACATGCTCCAGCACAACGCCGAGGCGCTCGCGGACGCGGGCGTCCGGTACCCCGTCCCCGCGGACTGGGACCGCGGGCGCCGGACCGTCGCCAACCACGAGTGGTCGAGCTACGGGCTCCTGGGCACCGAGTACCCGTGGGTGTCGGAGCGCCGCGCGGCCGAGGAGGCCCCCGCGTGGGAATCCGTCCGGGAGCAGGTGCGGGAGTCGCCCGGGACGGTGCTGCTGTCGGCCGAGGCCATGTCGGTCGTCCGCGGCCCGGCCGCCCGGCGCCTGCTGGAGTCGCTCGGCGTGGCCGACACCGAGATCGTCGTCACGGCCCGCAGCCTGGGCCGCGCCCTCCCCTCGCTGTGGCAGCAGCACATCCGCAACGGCCGCAGCACCACCTTCGGCGGCTACCTCACCGGCCTCGCCGCGCACCGCGACAAGGGCCCGGACCACGTCGAGAACGAGCTCGACGCGCACATCTGGCGGGCGTTCACGCTGAGCGGCCTCGCCCGGCGCTGGACGGACGCCGGGGCGTCCCGGGTCACGGTGGTCACCTCGCCCGGCCGTCCGCCGGAGCTGCTCTGGCGGCGGTTCGCCGAGGCCGCCGGCGTCCCCGGTCTCGCGGAGATCCCGACCGTCCAGAGCGAGGGGGCCCGGGCGCACGGCGGCCTGACCGCGCCCGAGACCCTGGTCATCGCGGGCCTGAACGACGCCATGCGGGAAGGATCGTGGTCCCGCCGCAGCGCGGACCGGGTCCGGCAGCTGGCCACCGAGCGGTTCCAGACCCGCGAACGGCGCGGCGCCAAGGTCGTCGTCCCGCCCGAGTGGCGCGAGCGGGTCGCCGGGTGGAGCCGCGAGGACGTCGCCGCGCTGCCCGGTACGGGCGCCGCCGTCATCGGCGACCTCGGCGACCTCGCCTACGACCCCGGCCGCGACGGCGCGTCCGCGCCGACGCCCGAGGAGGCCGCCGCCGCGGGCGCCGAGGCCGCCCTCGCGTTCGCCGAACTGCACCTGCGAGGGGGGTCCTCGCTCCGCCGCGGCGCCCGCAAGATCCGCCGCCGGCTGCCCTGACGTCCCGTCCGGGCGTCAATCGCCCCCGGCGCGGCGGGCGCGGGCGCGGCGCTTGCCCTCATGCATCGCCTGGACACGGGCGACGGGGATCGTGTGCCCCTCCTCGACCAGGTCGGCGGGCAGTGGCAGCGGGGCGGGCAGCGACGCGGCCCACGGGTCGCCGGCGCCCAGCAGCCCGGGCGCCGTCCGGACGGTGAACCGCGACGGGTCGACGTCCTCCAGGCCGTCCCAGGGGACGGGGAACGAGACCGGCGTGCCGGGCCTGATGCGGGGGCTGTAGGCGGCGGCGACCGTGGCCGTCCCGGCGCGGGTCGAGTCGAGGAACACGCGTCCGCCGCGGTCCTCGCGGATGAACGCGGTCGTGGCCAGTGCGGGGTCGAGGCGCTCGGCGCGCGCGGCGAGCGCCCGCGTCGCGGCGGCCACGTCCTCGACCCGCGCGCTCCCGTCGAGCGGCGCGAACACGTGGACGCCCTTGGCGCCGCTGGTCTTGACCGCGCCCCGCAGACCCGAGTCGGCCATCGCCCGGCGCACGAGGTGCGCGGCCCGCGCGGCGGCGGCGAACCCGCCGCCCTCCGGCGGGTCGATGTCGAGCACCAGGTGCGTGGGCCGATCGGGCGCGTCCACCCGCATCAGCGGCGGGTGGTACTCCACCGCGCGCTGGTTGGCGAACCACAGCAGCGTCCGCCGGTCGTCGCACACCGCGTACGAGACCTCGCGCCGGGACGACTCCGCCCACAGCTTCACGCGCGGTACCCAGTCGGGGGTGTACTTCGGCAGGTTCTTCTGCATGAACGGCTTCTGGCCGCGCAGCACGCGGATCACCGAGAGGGGACGGCCCGCGAACTGCGGGACGAGCCGGTCGGCGACCGCGTCGAGGTAGTCGACCAGGTCGCGCTTGGTCGCCTCGGCGCCCGGGAACAGCGGCTGGTCGAGGTTCGTCAGCCGAACCCCGTCGCGTTCTTCCTCCGCGCTCACCCGTCCAGCTTCGCACGCCGCCGCGCCGCCCGCACGGCCGAGGCCGCGGGCTCCCGCCCGTGCGGGATGATGCACGCATGTCGAGCGAGCGAAAGCCCGGCCGCCCGGCGCCGTGGCCCGCCGGGGCGCTTCCCGTGGGACGCAGGGTGCGGGTCGTCCGGGACCCTGGATGGGACGGGCCGTGGCGGTGCGAGTTCTCGGGGACGATCGACTCCCTGGCGCCGCCCGAGGCCGTCCGGCATCCGGGGGCGCGGCCCGGAGAGCGGGCGTACTGGGTCGTGTTCGACGAGCCCCAGTACGACGCGGAGGGCGACGGGCCGTACCGCAAGGCCCAGATCTGGGACCGGTACCTGGTCCCGGAGGACCGCTGCGCGGCGGGCGGCCCGCCGGCCTGACGGGGACGCGGCGGTCGCGCGCGGCGCCCGCCGGAGGGTCGCTA
Proteins encoded in this region:
- a CDS encoding ferrous iron transport protein A, yielding MSSERKPGRPAPWPAGALPVGRRVRVVRDPGWDGPWRCEFSGTIDSLAPPEAVRHPGARPGERAYWVVFDEPQYDAEGDGPYRKAQIWDRYLVPEDRCAAGGPPA